A portion of the Microbulbifer agarilyticus genome contains these proteins:
- a CDS encoding shikimate kinase: MGAGKSTIGKLLAAQLGLPFADSDKVLEDRTGADIPWIFDVEGEAGFRRRESEVLGDLCNGVAQVIATGGGIVLKAENRELLKQGGFIVYLRASLDQLVERTSKNSNRPLLQVADPRAKLAEILEQREAYYAEVADLVCDTDNCTPKQAAQLVADRLAEQSAT; encoded by the coding sequence ATGGGGGCCGGCAAGTCAACTATCGGTAAATTACTGGCAGCCCAGCTCGGGCTGCCTTTTGCCGATTCTGACAAGGTGCTGGAAGATCGCACCGGTGCCGACATTCCCTGGATCTTTGATGTAGAGGGGGAGGCCGGTTTCCGTCGGCGGGAAAGTGAGGTGCTGGGGGATCTGTGCAATGGTGTGGCACAGGTCATCGCGACTGGCGGGGGCATTGTCCTAAAAGCGGAAAACCGCGAGCTTCTCAAGCAGGGCGGTTTTATTGTTTATCTGCGAGCGAGCCTCGATCAGTTGGTGGAGCGCACTTCGAAAAACAGCAATCGCCCCTTGTTGCAGGTGGCCGACCCGCGAGCGAAGCTGGCGGAAATTCTCGAGCAGCGCGAAGCTTATTACGCGGAGGTTGCGGACCTGGTCTGCGATACTGACAACTGTACTCCAAAGCAGGCTGCACAGCTTGTTGCGGATCGTCTCGCCGAGCAGTCCGCCACGTAA
- the aroB gene encoding 3-dehydroquinate synthase, whose translation MHRLDVDLGERSYPILIGSGLLIDSSQFEQYIRGKQVLVVTNETIAPLYLKTVLDGLKAFSKVDVVELPDGEAFKTLDTVNRVFDSLLENRHDRGTTIVALGGGVIGDMSGFAAACYQRGVDFVQVPTTLLSQVDSSVGGKTGVNHPLGKNMIGAFYQPQLVLIDIDTLNTLPDRELSAGIAEVIKYGMICDPAFFGWLEENMDLLLARDPQALAYAVERSCADKAAVVAEDERESGRRAILNFGHTFGHAIEAVQGYGKWLHGEAVAAGMVMAAELSCLRGWIGKSEVERLRALLTKASLPQQSPEDMTVDDYLNAMSVDKKVQDGKLRLVLLRALGDAQIVSDTPKDQLVEALRACGAQ comes from the coding sequence ATGCACCGTCTTGATGTCGACCTGGGTGAGCGCAGTTATCCGATCCTGATTGGCTCGGGGCTGTTAATTGATTCCTCACAGTTTGAGCAATATATCCGTGGTAAACAGGTGCTTGTTGTTACCAATGAGACCATTGCGCCGCTGTACCTGAAGACGGTGCTCGACGGCTTGAAAGCCTTTTCTAAAGTCGATGTGGTCGAGCTACCCGATGGTGAGGCATTCAAGACCCTGGATACCGTCAACCGTGTATTCGATAGTCTGCTGGAGAATCGGCACGATCGTGGCACCACCATCGTTGCCTTGGGGGGCGGTGTAATCGGCGATATGAGTGGATTTGCTGCGGCCTGTTATCAGCGTGGCGTGGATTTTGTGCAGGTCCCAACTACCTTGCTGTCCCAGGTGGACTCTTCCGTTGGTGGTAAAACTGGTGTGAATCACCCGCTCGGGAAAAACATGATTGGCGCCTTTTATCAGCCGCAGCTGGTACTTATCGATATCGATACCCTCAACACGCTTCCCGACCGCGAGCTTTCTGCAGGTATTGCAGAGGTCATCAAGTACGGAATGATCTGTGATCCAGCGTTCTTCGGCTGGCTGGAAGAAAATATGGATTTGTTGCTGGCGCGGGATCCGCAGGCCCTGGCCTACGCCGTGGAACGCAGCTGCGCGGATAAGGCCGCGGTGGTTGCGGAGGACGAAAGGGAGTCCGGTCGGCGTGCGATCCTGAACTTCGGCCATACCTTTGGTCACGCAATCGAGGCGGTGCAGGGGTACGGTAAGTGGTTGCACGGTGAGGCTGTGGCCGCTGGTATGGTGATGGCGGCAGAGTTGTCCTGTTTGCGCGGATGGATTGGTAAGTCCGAGGTTGAACGGTTGCGCGCGCTGCTAACAAAAGCCAGCTTGCCGCAACAATCCCCTGAAGATATGACGGTTGACGACTACCTGAATGCAATGTCGGTGGATAAGAAGGTGCAGGACGGCAAACTACGCCTGGTCCTTTTGCGCGCCCTGGGTGACGCACAAATCGTCAGTGACACGCCGAAAGATCAGTTGGTTGAGGCGTTGCGCGCCTGCGGCGCACAGTGA